The following are from one region of the Leptospirales bacterium genome:
- a CDS encoding Gfo/Idh/MocA family oxidoreductase, translating to MKARVAFIGAGYMAAEHAKVYASLDTAVLVGVCSRSKERAIAFAGAFGLPLATDSIDELLEEARPDLTVVAVPELSVRDVCVNALRFPSKLLVEKPVGRNLSEAEYILECAGSRAGDIRVALNRRYYASTAAAARGLQNDQGPRVIHIQDQEDLERAAAGGQPREVLENWMYANSIHLIDYFSVFGRGKADVVTRLGNWTFENPEAFSAILDFDSGDRGIYTALWNMPGPWSVSISTASQRWELRPLEVAASQKRGERKIVEEPRDAWDTEFKPGLRRMADDAIAFATRRPTMLPDLRESVKTMRLIHAIYGC from the coding sequence ATGAAAGCGCGAGTAGCTTTCATTGGCGCCGGCTACATGGCAGCCGAGCACGCTAAAGTCTATGCGAGCCTCGACACCGCTGTTCTGGTCGGCGTCTGCTCCCGAAGCAAAGAACGGGCCATCGCATTTGCTGGCGCCTTTGGATTGCCTTTGGCAACCGATTCCATCGATGAACTCCTGGAAGAAGCCAGGCCCGATCTGACAGTAGTAGCCGTGCCTGAATTGTCAGTCAGGGATGTATGCGTCAATGCATTGAGATTTCCATCAAAGCTCCTGGTAGAAAAGCCTGTCGGTCGAAATTTGTCAGAGGCTGAATACATACTTGAATGTGCGGGAAGTCGTGCCGGCGACATACGCGTAGCGTTGAATCGACGGTACTATGCAAGCACTGCGGCCGCGGCGCGGGGCCTCCAGAATGACCAAGGACCGCGGGTAATACACATACAAGACCAAGAGGACCTAGAACGAGCCGCGGCCGGCGGCCAGCCCCGGGAGGTTCTCGAAAACTGGATGTACGCCAATTCAATCCATCTGATCGACTATTTCTCTGTATTCGGTCGCGGCAAGGCGGATGTAGTAACTCGCCTTGGGAATTGGACGTTTGAGAATCCAGAGGCGTTCTCTGCCATTCTTGATTTTGACTCTGGCGACCGAGGCATTTACACAGCATTGTGGAACATGCCGGGACCATGGTCGGTATCTATTTCCACTGCATCGCAACGCTGGGAGCTGCGGCCGCTTGAAGTCGCAGCGAGCCAGAAACGTGGTGAACGCAAGATTGTCGAAGAGCCGCGTGATGCCTGGGATACGGAATTCAAGCCGGGACTGCGCCGAATGGCAGATGACGCTATTGCTTTTGCCACTCGCAGACCTACCATGTTGCCTGACCTTCGCGAAAGCGTCAAGACCATGCGACTGATTCACGCTATCTATGGATGCTAG
- the pseB gene encoding UDP-N-acetylglucosamine 4,6-dehydratase (inverting) yields MLDGASILLTGGTGSFGRTFVRETLKKWNPARIVVFSRDEMKQWEMAALFSEDPRVRFLIGDIRDIDRLRRALDGVDIVVHAAATKIVPTAEYNPFECIKTNVIGAMNLVDACIDRGIRRTVALSTDKASSPVNLYGASKLASDKLFVASNSNAGAHQSRFAVVRYGNVMGSRGSVIPFFASLPEDQPIPITDPRMTRFMITLEQAVDLVWHALADMQGGEIYVRKIPSMTITQIAEAVRPGTATRVIGIRPGEKLHEQMIGIEDALTTFEYTNYFKILPAINQWNKDPMRIGKGALVSEGFTYRSDSNGDWMSVAQLREWIKRNISPRDSVG; encoded by the coding sequence GTGTTAGACGGCGCATCGATTCTCCTCACCGGCGGCACCGGCTCTTTCGGTCGAACATTTGTTCGAGAAACTCTGAAGAAGTGGAATCCAGCTCGCATAGTTGTTTTCTCGCGCGATGAGATGAAACAGTGGGAGATGGCCGCGCTATTTTCCGAAGATCCTCGAGTTCGCTTCCTGATTGGAGATATTCGCGACATCGATCGATTGCGACGCGCTTTAGATGGCGTCGATATCGTCGTTCACGCCGCCGCAACAAAAATCGTGCCCACGGCGGAATACAATCCATTTGAATGCATCAAGACCAATGTCATTGGCGCAATGAATCTCGTCGATGCATGTATCGATCGGGGTATTCGCCGGACAGTAGCGCTATCTACTGATAAAGCAAGCAGCCCAGTGAACCTCTACGGCGCGTCGAAGTTAGCATCGGATAAGCTCTTTGTCGCTAGCAATTCCAATGCGGGCGCCCACCAGTCTCGCTTTGCGGTTGTTCGATACGGAAATGTCATGGGTTCTCGGGGGTCCGTAATTCCTTTCTTCGCTTCCCTTCCGGAGGACCAGCCAATACCTATTACCGATCCTCGTATGACCCGTTTCATGATTACGCTAGAACAGGCTGTTGATCTAGTCTGGCATGCGCTCGCAGATATGCAAGGCGGCGAAATATACGTGAGAAAGATTCCTTCGATGACCATAACCCAAATTGCCGAAGCAGTACGTCCGGGGACGGCGACTCGAGTGATCGGAATTCGCCCTGGCGAGAAACTGCATGAACAAATGATTGGAATCGAAGACGCTCTTACAACCTTTGAATATACAAACTATTTCAAAATACTACCTGCAATCAATCAGTGGAACAAGGACCCCATGAGGATTGGAAAAGGCGCGCTCGTATCGGAAGGCTTTACATATCGTTCGGATAGCAATGGCGACTGGATGAGCGTGGCGCAGCTTCGGGAGTGGATCAAAAGAAACATCTCCCCGAGGGATTCTGTCGGATGA
- a CDS encoding NAD-dependent 4,6-dehydratase LegB — translation MDKVLITGADGFIGSHLTEALVRAGYDVRAFVQYNSFSSWGWLDHCAADVRGNFEVFPGDVRDPHGVREAMTDCRAVLHLAALIAIPYSYHSPDTYVDTNIKGTLNIIQAARGLGLERVIHTSTSEVYGTARFVPITEEHPLQPQSPYSASKIAADQMAMSFHFSFGLPVTIVRPFNTYGPRQSARAVIPTIITQILAGKRKIKLGAVHPTRDFNYVTDTCAGFLAALNSDAAVGEVVNIGSNFEVTILDTALEIARLLGVEIEIVADDMRLRPARSEVERLWASNDKAGKLLQWQPVYCGLEGFRKGLDATIQWFRDSGHVATYKTDRYNI, via the coding sequence TTGGATAAAGTTTTGATTACAGGCGCCGACGGATTTATCGGCTCTCATCTAACGGAAGCGCTCGTGCGCGCAGGTTATGACGTACGTGCATTTGTTCAGTACAATTCCTTTTCCTCCTGGGGGTGGTTGGATCATTGCGCCGCAGATGTGCGGGGGAACTTCGAAGTGTTTCCCGGCGATGTGCGAGATCCGCATGGGGTGCGCGAGGCCATGACCGATTGCCGGGCTGTCTTGCATCTGGCTGCGCTGATTGCCATACCTTACTCCTACCATTCACCAGATACCTATGTTGATACTAATATAAAGGGAACGCTAAATATCATACAGGCGGCTCGCGGATTGGGTTTGGAGCGTGTAATTCATACCTCAACAAGCGAAGTCTACGGAACAGCTCGCTTTGTTCCAATTACCGAAGAGCATCCGCTCCAGCCGCAATCCCCCTACTCGGCAAGCAAGATCGCCGCGGATCAAATGGCGATGTCTTTTCATTTTTCGTTTGGATTGCCTGTGACAATTGTTCGACCCTTTAATACTTACGGTCCGCGGCAATCGGCGCGCGCAGTGATTCCAACCATAATTACCCAAATCCTGGCCGGCAAAAGGAAAATCAAACTCGGCGCTGTTCATCCAACGCGAGATTTCAATTACGTAACGGATACGTGCGCTGGCTTTCTCGCCGCCCTGAATTCGGACGCCGCAGTGGGAGAGGTCGTCAATATTGGCAGCAATTTTGAGGTGACGATCCTCGATACGGCCCTTGAAATTGCCCGGCTATTGGGCGTCGAAATCGAAATCGTCGCCGATGATATGCGTCTGCGCCCCGCTCGATCCGAAGTCGAGCGACTTTGGGCTTCCAACGACAAGGCTGGCAAATTGCTACAATGGCAGCCTGTCTATTGCGGGCTAGAGGGTTTCCGAAAGGGGCTAGATGCCACAATTCAGTGGTTCCGCGATTCCGGTCACGTAGCAACCTACAAGACTGATCGCTACAATATTTGA
- a CDS encoding LegC family aminotransferase — protein sequence MRRILPSGPAPLHEPTFEGNELEYLKQCIDSTFVSSVGKFVERFEFELVDFTGARNAIAVVNGTAALQLALRTTGLQIGDEVLTPTLTFAATAAAVVHAGGIPHFVDCDEECFAFDFDRVADQLKSIVEFRSGYCWNKQTGRRIHSAIVVHIFGRPANLESAQKFCRDFRLELIEDAAESLGSYFGGVHTGRFGRFGIFSFNGNKTITTGGGGALLTDDDDLARTARHLSTTAKKPHPWLYEHDSVGYNFRMPNLNAALGCAQLEQLPVLLERKRLLYHRYAAALDSIQGIRLIAEPAHGRSNFWLQAIQLNRGDRAVRDQILQQTNQNGLTTRPVWNLLHEQAPYSRFPCLPVSTALKLQDSLINLPSGAGLVAQE from the coding sequence ATGCGCCGAATTCTCCCCTCGGGACCGGCCCCGCTGCATGAGCCCACATTTGAGGGAAATGAACTTGAATATCTGAAGCAATGCATTGATAGTACGTTTGTTTCTTCAGTTGGAAAGTTTGTAGAGCGCTTTGAATTCGAACTGGTCGATTTTACTGGCGCTCGAAACGCAATTGCCGTCGTCAACGGCACGGCCGCCCTTCAGCTGGCATTGAGGACGACCGGGTTACAAATTGGCGATGAAGTGCTCACTCCGACTTTGACCTTCGCCGCAACCGCTGCCGCTGTTGTTCACGCTGGAGGGATACCGCACTTTGTCGACTGCGATGAAGAGTGCTTCGCTTTTGACTTTGATCGGGTAGCGGATCAACTGAAGTCAATTGTCGAGTTTCGAAGCGGCTATTGTTGGAACAAGCAGACTGGCAGGCGTATTCACTCCGCAATAGTTGTACATATCTTTGGCAGGCCTGCCAACCTGGAGTCCGCACAAAAGTTCTGTCGCGATTTTCGCCTTGAGCTGATCGAGGATGCGGCCGAGTCTCTTGGTTCGTATTTTGGCGGGGTGCATACGGGGCGTTTTGGCCGGTTCGGAATATTTAGCTTCAACGGAAACAAAACTATTACAACCGGGGGTGGTGGAGCATTGTTAACAGACGATGACGATTTGGCCCGCACAGCCAGACACCTGTCCACGACGGCAAAAAAGCCGCATCCCTGGCTTTATGAACATGATTCGGTAGGGTACAATTTTCGAATGCCTAATTTGAATGCCGCCCTTGGCTGTGCGCAGCTAGAGCAGCTGCCGGTTCTGCTGGAGCGAAAGCGTCTCCTCTACCATCGTTATGCTGCAGCGCTTGACTCAATTCAGGGCATTCGGCTCATAGCGGAGCCGGCACATGGGCGGAGCAATTTCTGGCTGCAGGCTATCCAGCTAAATCGAGGTGATCGAGCAGTACGCGATCAGATTCTGCAACAAACCAATCAGAATGGGCTGACAACTCGTCCCGTCTGGAATTTACTGCATGAACAGGCGCCTTACAGTCGCTTCCCTTGCCTGCCTGTTTCTACGGCCCTTAAACTTCAGGATTCTTTGATAAATCTCCCAAGTGGAGCCGGGCTGGTTGCACAAGAATGA
- a CDS encoding ABC transporter ATP-binding protein/permease, with product MNSISAAEQSHTPALQEQGAIRRLWSKLATRRKRQLALLLALMVFSSAAETLTIGSLVPFLSILTMPERVFQSNFASPLVFATGAATPGDLLVPITILFIGATVLSGGARLLQQWLTTALSFAVGAELAVDVFRRTLYQPYFVHTGRNSAEVAIGASKAKALVSGVILPVFAIINGALLVLSVSAFLFLLDPSKSVVLFAGFAVIYLFVATTVRRKVYANGIILSREAVASKKLLTESLGGIRDVLLDGTQERYAGLFRTIEARLSRANVVNMFVAGSPRTLIETAAIVLVAVVILPIAKESSGSVLNSIPIFAALALGAQRLLPVLQMAYASWVSLRSSRPMLLDVLALLEQPIPAFSQPDSVRKLPFKREISIHELAFAHDSERERALHSVSFSIKKGERLGIVGSTGSGKSTLLDLLMGLLTPTAGFIDIDGTPLNPQAARSWQTQISHVPQHIFFADATILENIALGHSADAINVDRVKRAAAMAQIDEFIDSLPMGYHTQVGENGVRTSGGQRQRLGIARALYKSPSVLLLDEATSALDDETEQAVMESVYALSAELTIIIVAHRISTLRRCDRIVELGRGRVERIGSYQEVLLAGKKSDVA from the coding sequence ATGAACTCGATATCAGCTGCAGAACAATCGCATACCCCTGCACTGCAAGAGCAAGGCGCCATTCGAAGGCTTTGGTCTAAATTGGCAACTCGCCGCAAGCGGCAGCTTGCATTACTTCTAGCGCTTATGGTCTTTTCTTCAGCGGCCGAGACGCTAACAATTGGTAGTTTGGTGCCTTTTCTTTCAATTCTAACGATGCCCGAGCGGGTATTTCAGTCCAATTTCGCAAGTCCCCTTGTTTTTGCGACTGGCGCAGCGACGCCAGGTGACTTGCTGGTTCCAATTACTATTCTCTTTATTGGAGCAACCGTGCTGTCTGGTGGCGCAAGGCTCTTGCAGCAATGGCTCACTACCGCACTTTCATTCGCCGTAGGCGCGGAACTTGCCGTGGATGTCTTTCGCCGGACATTGTATCAACCTTATTTTGTGCATACTGGCCGAAACAGCGCTGAAGTTGCTATTGGCGCGTCCAAGGCTAAGGCGCTGGTTAGCGGCGTTATTTTGCCGGTATTCGCAATTATCAACGGAGCATTGCTAGTGCTCTCAGTATCGGCGTTCCTTTTCTTGCTCGATCCCAGCAAGTCGGTCGTTTTATTTGCGGGCTTTGCCGTCATCTATCTGTTTGTAGCGACTACAGTGCGACGGAAGGTCTATGCAAACGGAATAATACTCTCACGCGAAGCGGTTGCCTCCAAAAAGCTGCTAACGGAGAGTCTCGGTGGAATCCGAGATGTACTGTTGGATGGCACTCAGGAGCGCTATGCGGGATTGTTTCGGACAATTGAGGCTCGACTTTCGAGAGCAAATGTTGTCAATATGTTTGTCGCCGGTAGCCCCAGGACTTTAATTGAAACGGCAGCAATAGTCCTGGTTGCCGTTGTAATCTTACCGATTGCAAAGGAATCTTCCGGGTCTGTTTTGAACAGCATTCCGATTTTCGCTGCACTGGCCCTCGGCGCTCAAAGACTCTTGCCTGTCTTGCAAATGGCTTACGCATCCTGGGTAAGTCTTCGCTCCAGCAGGCCGATGCTACTTGATGTCCTCGCGCTTCTGGAACAACCGATACCTGCCTTCAGCCAGCCTGACAGCGTTCGAAAACTTCCGTTTAAGAGAGAAATCTCTATTCATGAATTGGCTTTTGCCCATGATTCCGAACGTGAACGCGCGCTACATTCAGTGTCCTTTTCAATCAAGAAGGGCGAAAGGCTCGGCATAGTCGGAAGCACCGGATCAGGGAAGAGCACCTTGCTAGACTTACTGATGGGACTTCTAACGCCAACGGCGGGATTCATTGACATTGATGGGACGCCGCTTAATCCGCAAGCCGCTCGATCGTGGCAAACTCAAATTTCTCATGTACCCCAGCATATCTTTTTTGCCGATGCGACTATTCTCGAAAACATCGCCCTTGGACATTCGGCGGATGCTATCAATGTAGATAGGGTCAAAAGAGCAGCTGCGATGGCTCAAATAGACGAATTCATTGACTCCTTACCCATGGGTTATCATACTCAAGTCGGCGAAAATGGCGTTCGCACGTCGGGCGGGCAGCGGCAGCGTCTGGGCATCGCGCGGGCTCTTTACAAATCACCCAGCGTCCTACTATTGGATGAAGCTACCAGCGCTTTGGACGATGAGACGGAACAGGCGGTGATGGAATCAGTTTACGCGCTGTCTGCCGAACTCACAATAATTATTGTAGCTCATAGGATATCAACTCTCAGACGCTGTGACCGGATTGTGGAGCTAGGCCGAGGGCGAGTAGAGCGAATTGGCAGCTATCAAGAAGTTCTTCTGGCAGGCAAAAAGTCGGACGTCGCCTAA